A single region of the Anguilla anguilla isolate fAngAng1 chromosome 17, fAngAng1.pri, whole genome shotgun sequence genome encodes:
- the LOC118217202 gene encoding galectin-1-like isoform X1 encodes MQELELRNVKLQAGDKLRVEGTVHEDAERFQIDMGTDPEDLSLHFNPRFHDETDGRVIVCNSKCEGSWGSEQRETHNPFHRGAKVKVTVKLMEAGFEVELPEGQEIHFPDRRGLEAVTYVRVRGHLNLSCFKIY; translated from the exons ATG CAGGAGCTTGAACTGAGGAATGTGAAACTCCAAGCTGGAGACAAGCTGCGTGTGGAAGGAACGGTTCATGAAGACGCAGAGAG GTTCCAGATTGACATGGGCACTGACCCCGAAGATCTGTCCCTGCACTTTAATCCCCGTTTCCATGATGAAACTGATGGGAGGGTCATCGTGTGCAATTCCAAGTGTGAAGGCAGCTGGGGCTCCGAGCAGAGAGAGACCCACAACCCCTTCCATAGAGGGGCAAAGGTCAAG GTGACCGTAAAGCTGATGGAGGCAGGCTTTGAGGTGGAGCTACCTGAAGGACAGGAGATACACTTCCCTGACCGCCGTGGCCTGGAAGCAGTGACCTACGTTCGGGTCAGAGGTCACCTCAATCTCAGCTGTTTCAAGATATACTGA
- the LOC118217202 gene encoding galectin-1-like isoform X2 translates to MELELRNVKLQAGDKLRVEGTVHEDAERFQIDMGTDPEDLSLHFNPRFHDETDGRVIVCNSKCEGSWGSEQRETHNPFHRGAKVKVTVKLMEAGFEVELPEGQEIHFPDRRGLEAVTYVRVRGHLNLSCFKIY, encoded by the exons ATG GAGCTTGAACTGAGGAATGTGAAACTCCAAGCTGGAGACAAGCTGCGTGTGGAAGGAACGGTTCATGAAGACGCAGAGAG GTTCCAGATTGACATGGGCACTGACCCCGAAGATCTGTCCCTGCACTTTAATCCCCGTTTCCATGATGAAACTGATGGGAGGGTCATCGTGTGCAATTCCAAGTGTGAAGGCAGCTGGGGCTCCGAGCAGAGAGAGACCCACAACCCCTTCCATAGAGGGGCAAAGGTCAAG GTGACCGTAAAGCTGATGGAGGCAGGCTTTGAGGTGGAGCTACCTGAAGGACAGGAGATACACTTCCCTGACCGCCGTGGCCTGGAAGCAGTGACCTACGTTCGGGTCAGAGGTCACCTCAATCTCAGCTGTTTCAAGATATACTGA